The nucleotide sequence CGGAACAGTGGGCACTGCTCGAAGACCTGCGCCTTGGCGGCGGCGACCTGTTTTGTTACGGGCAACGCGGCGAGGCTACGGATGCCGTGCCCGGCCTGCCCCCGCGCCCCGTGCTGGCCGTCAGCGCCTGGCCCTTGCCAGAGGCCCAGCGGCAGACCCTGCGGGGCAAGGATGCCGACGCTCCCGCCATTGAGGAATTTTGCGGCGCGGATGCTCTGGCGCTGACCGAGCTGGCGGGGCAGGATATGGTGCTCTCGCGTCTTGCCGTGGAGCAGGCGCGTGAAGCTGCTCAACCTTTGGATCGGCGCGTGCGCAAACTTATGCGGCTGCTGGACAAACTGCGCGAGGAGGAATCGCGCCTCGGCGGCATGATGGCTTGCCAGGCCGACGCTTTGGCGCTTCAGGCGGAGTTGTGGCGCTGGCCTGCCGAGTTTCGCGCCGCATCCGTCAGTGTGGGGGAAGGGCCGCACGGCCCCGCCCGTGAAATAGCGCTGGATTTGCGCCGCGCTGTGCGCGAAGAAATGGCCCGCCTGTTCCATACGGCCCGGCGCGGTCAGCGCGGCATGGAGCATCTGGCCGATCGCCGCGCCGCTCTGGAGGCGGAGCTGGCCGCCCTGAGGCAGGCTCGCCACGACAGCCTGCTTGGCGTAACCGCTGGCGGCGGCGAGGAAGGCGCGCCCGAGGGCCGTGCAGCGGGCATGGGGCTGGCGACTGCCCTGCCCAAGAATGTGCAGATGTTTATAAGCTCCGACGGTTTTGTGCTGCTGCGCGGGCGCGACGCCAAGGGCAACCTGGCCGCCCGCAAACTGGCTGCCCCGCATGATATCTGGCTGCATGCGGAAAACGGCCCCGGCTCGCACGTGATCATACGCCGCGCCCACGGCGGGCAGGAGGTGCCGCCCCGCACCCTGGATCAGGCCGGGGCGCTGGCCGCCTGCAAAAGCTGGCAAAGGGAAGCCGCACGGGCGCGCATTCAATATGCGGAGGTGCGGCACGTCAAACCCATGCGCAACGCTCCTGCGGGCACGGTGCGCATAGACAAGTCGCTGCCCTCTCGCGAGGTTGCCGTGGATATGTCCCTTGAAGAAACACTGCTGCCCCGATAGGACGGCTGCGGTTGACAGACCCTGTATGGGGGAGGTTGCATGGATTTTACGGTTGAAGGCAAGATTTTTCGGGCCATGAGCCTGCAGGCTGAGGTGCTGTCTACGGCAGCCGGTGCGCCCGCGCAGGAAACCGTTGTTTCGCTGGGCGACCCGGCGGGCACGGAACTGCGCCTGCCGCGCGGCAAAAAGGACTGGCAGGCCGTTGCGCTGCGGCTCGCGCTGGGCGTGGAAGTGCTGCTGCCCCTGCCGCAATCATTTGCGCTGGCCCCGGGCGACGTTGTGACCCTGGGCTGTCTTGGCCCGGCGGATGGGACAGAGCAGGGCTTTGGCGACCAAGGCGCGGTGCTTGATGTCTATGCGGTGGGCAATGCCGCCACGGGCACGACGCACGAATTTGCGGACGCGGTCACGCTGATGAAGCGCTGCGGCCTGACCCGCGCCACAGAATATGAAGTGGAAAAATACCCGCTGAAAAAAGTCTGCAAGGTCAGCGCCATTGTCTTTCTCGTGGGGCTGGTGTGCTTTGGCTTTTTAATGCACCTGTTCACGGAAAGTACGGACGAACTGATGCAGCGGCTGTCCGACGTCCTGCTCATGACCGCCAAATTCGGCGGCGTGTCTGCCCTTGTGGTGGCTGCTGGCGGCGGCCTGTTTGTAAAAAGCTCCAACGACTACAACAGCAGAAAGAAATTTGAGACCTACGTGCGGCAGTTTGAGCAGGCCATGGCAGCGACCCTTGGCATTGCCAAATAGCTGACGCCCGCGCCATATAACCGCTAAAAGGCCGCCTTCACGAAGAAGACGGCCTTTTGCTTTGACATGACTCCCGCAGGCGGGCTTATTTTTTCAGCACTTCCACCGTGGCCAGAGCGATCTGCAGCTCTTCGTTGGTGGGGATGATGATCACGGGAATTTTGCTGTCCGGCGTAGAGATGATGCGCGCGCCGGGCTTGCGGGTGCTGTTTTCTTGCTTGTTGAGCTTGATGCCAAAGGCTTCCAGGCCTTCGCACACCATGGCGCGCACGATGTCGTCGTTTTCGCCGATGCCGGCGGTAAAGACCATGGCGTCCACATTGCCCTCAAGCAGGAAGAAGTAGGAACCAAGGGTCTTTTTGATGCTGCGCACGAGCAGGTTGAGGGCCAGCTCGGCGCGGTCGTTGCCCTTATCCACCTGGGCATGCACGTCGCGCATGTCGGTGTAGCCGCAGATGCCCAGCAGACCGGACTTTTTATTCATCAGCGTGTCGGCTTCGGCGGGGCTCAATCCCTTCTTTTCCATAACAAAAGGCACGATGGCCGGGTCGATGGTGCCGCAGCGGGTACCCATCACAAGGCCTTCCAGCGGGGTGAGGCCCATGCTGGTGTCGAAGCACTTGCCGTTTTTGACGCAGCTCATGGAAGAACCGTTGCCGAGGTGCATGGTGATGGAGCGCAGCTCGGAAAGGGGCTTGCCGAGGAACTGGGCCGTGGCGTTGGCGATGTACTTGTGCGAGGTGCCGTGGAAGCCGTAGCGGCGGATGCGCAGTTCTTCATACAGCTCGTAGGGCAGAGCGTACATGAAGGCTTCCTTGGGCATGCCCATGCCGAACTCGGTGTCGAACACGGCCACGTTGGGAACGCCGGGGAAGAGTTTTTCCGCCACTTCAATGCCCATGAGGTTGGCGGGGTTGTGCAAGGGGCCAAGCACGGCGCATTCTTCTACAATCTGCTTCACGCGTTCGTTCACCAGTACCGGGTCGCTCACGGCTTCGCCGCCGTGCAGCACGCGGTGGCCGATGGCGTAGATTTCGCTCTTGTCCTTGATGACGCCCTTTTCGGGGTCGGTCAAAAGGGCGATCACCAGCTCCATGGCTTCCACATGGGTGGGGAAGAAGGACTCGCGGACCAGTTTTTCTTCCTTGTCGGTATCAGGGGCGATTTTGTGGGTCAGGCGTCCGCCTTCCTGCCCGATGCGTTCGGCAAGGCCGGAGCAGAGTACGCTGCGCGTGTCCATTTCCAGCAGCTGATACTTGCAGGATGAAGAACCCGCGTTGATCACCAGAATTTTCATAACTATCCCTTTCCTTGAGCGTGTTAATGTCTGATCGCGGGCCGCAGTGTGTGGCGCATGCCTTGCGTCAGCGTTTATTTTTTTGGCGGCGGGTTTACGGCTTGCTGCGGCGGTTTGCCTTGAGGGCAAACCGCCGCAAGCGCGTAAGTGTCGGGCCTGCCCGGTTTATTGCTGCTTGGCTGCGGCCTTTTCGGCTGCGGCCTGAACGGCGGTGATGGCTACGGTATTGACGATGTCGGGCACGGTGCAGCCGCGCGACAGGTCGTTGACAGGCTTGTTAAGGCCCTGCAGCACCGGGCCGATGGCAATGGCCCCGGCAGCGCGTTGCACGGCCTTGTAGGTATTGTTGCCGGTGTTGAGGTCGGGGAAGATAAACACCGTGGCCCTGCCGGCGACCTTGCTGTCGGGCATCTTGGTTTTTGCCACCGAGGGGTCGATGGCGGCGTCGTACTGCAAGGGGCCTTCGAGAGCAAGATCGGGAGCCATTTCCTGTGCGATCTTGGTGGCTTCGACCACCACATCGACGTCGGCGCCCTTGCCGGACGTGCCGGTGGAGTAAGACAGCATGGCCACGCGGGGTTCAATGCCAAAAACCTTGGCCGTATGGGCCGAGGCAATGGCTATTTCGGCCAGCTGCTGCGCGGT is from Desulfovibrio desulfuricans and encodes:
- a CDS encoding acetate kinase yields the protein MKILVINAGSSSCKYQLLEMDTRSVLCSGLAERIGQEGGRLTHKIAPDTDKEEKLVRESFFPTHVEAMELVIALLTDPEKGVIKDKSEIYAIGHRVLHGGEAVSDPVLVNERVKQIVEECAVLGPLHNPANLMGIEVAEKLFPGVPNVAVFDTEFGMGMPKEAFMYALPYELYEELRIRRYGFHGTSHKYIANATAQFLGKPLSELRSITMHLGNGSSMSCVKNGKCFDTSMGLTPLEGLVMGTRCGTIDPAIVPFVMEKKGLSPAEADTLMNKKSGLLGICGYTDMRDVHAQVDKGNDRAELALNLLVRSIKKTLGSYFFLLEGNVDAMVFTAGIGENDDIVRAMVCEGLEAFGIKLNKQENSTRKPGARIISTPDSKIPVIIIPTNEELQIALATVEVLKK
- a CDS encoding NFACT RNA binding domain-containing protein, translating into MDAHLFRRFCEDLAPLLVGARVEKIQEPAEGLLALMIYSRGRKRQLCLRFGRKDSFCFVTTQRISVGRAPSAPVMRLRKYAAGRRIAACVPQWSERRLWLLLGGGADAASPQADGETSARQPCLTWLLLDLREGPSLRFIGEGETPEEDQPPWPRPDQLGTALPNWREWAVLTPALRRTLACLDEPEQWALLEDLRLGGGDLFCYGQRGEATDAVPGLPPRPVLAVSAWPLPEAQRQTLRGKDADAPAIEEFCGADALALTELAGQDMVLSRLAVEQAREAAQPLDRRVRKLMRLLDKLREEESRLGGMMACQADALALQAELWRWPAEFRAASVSVGEGPHGPAREIALDLRRAVREEMARLFHTARRGQRGMEHLADRRAALEAELAALRQARHDSLLGVTAGGGEEGAPEGRAAGMGLATALPKNVQMFISSDGFVLLRGRDAKGNLAARKLAAPHDIWLHAENGPGSHVIIRRAHGGQEVPPRTLDQAGALAACKSWQREAARARIQYAEVRHVKPMRNAPAGTVRIDKSLPSREVAVDMSLEETLLPR